One stretch of Callospermophilus lateralis isolate mCalLat2 chromosome 11, mCalLat2.hap1, whole genome shotgun sequence DNA includes these proteins:
- the Mrps7 gene encoding small ribosomal subunit protein uS7m codes for MAAPALKALLGWSGLAPALLRTVSPLVGQTQVRWSRYGAEFRDPLIDKEHYRKSVAELTEEEKYDQELKKTQLIKAAPATKTSSVFADPVISKFTNMMMKGGNKVLARSLMNQTLESVKRKQFEKYHAASGEEQATIERNPYTIFHQALKNCEPVIGLVPILRGGHFYQVPVPLADRRRRFLAMKWMITECRKNKHRRTLMPEKLSHELLQAFHNQGPVIKRKHDMHKMAEANRALAHYRWW; via the exons ATGGCTGCCCCCGCGCTGAAGGCTCTGCTAGGCTGGTCAGGCTTGGCGCCGGCTTTGCTGCGTACTGTCAGTCCGCTTGTAGG GCAAACCCAGGTGAGGTGGAGCCGCTATGGTGCTGAATTCAGAGATCCCCTAATTGACAAGGAACATTACCGCAAGTCTGTGGCAGAGCTCACCGAGGAGGAGAAATATgaccaggagctcaagaaaactcAGCTCATCAAAGCTGCCCCAGCGACGAAAACAAGCTCCGTGTTTGCAGACCCGGTGATCAG TAAATTCACCAACATGATGATGAAAGGAGGAAACAAAGTACTGGCCAGATCTCTCATGAACCAG ACTCTGGAATCTGTGAAAAGGAAGCAGTTTGAGAAGTACCATGCTGCTTCTGGAGAGGAACAGGCAACCATTGAACGCAACCCCTACACCATCTTCCACCAAGCACTGAAAAACTGTGAGCCTGTAATTGGGCTGGTACCCATCCTCAGGGGTGGCCATTTCTACCAG GTCCCTGTGCCCCTAGCTGACCGTCGTCGCCGCTTCCTAGCCATGAAGTGGATGATCACTGAATGCCGAAAGAATAAGCACCGGCGGACATTGATGCCAGAGAAGCTATCACATGAGCTGTTGCAGGCCTTTCACAACCAAGGCCCCGTGATCAAGAGGAAGCACGATATGCATAAGATGGCTGAGGCCAACCGAGCCCTGGCCCACTACCGTTGGTGGTAG
- the Mif4gd gene encoding MIF4G domain-containing protein yields the protein MVMGEASREEYKIQSFDAETQQLLKTALKDPGAVDLEKVANVIVDHSLQDCVFSKEAGRMCYAIIQAESKQAGQSVFRRGLLNRLQQEYQAREQLRARSLQGWVCYVTFICNIFDYLRVNNMPMMALVNPVYDCLFRLAQPDSLSKEEEVDCLVLQLHRVGEQLEKMNGQRMDELFVLIRDGFLLPTGLSSLAQLLLLEIIEFRAAGWKTTPAAHKYYYSEVSD from the exons ATGGTCATGGGGGAGGCCAGTAGAGAGGAGTATAAAATCCAATCTTTTGATGCCGAGACCCAACAGCTTCTGAAGACAGCACTCAAAG ATCCAGGCGCTGTGGACTTGGAGAAAGTGGCCAATGTGATTGTGGACCATTCTCTGCAGGACTGTGTGTTCAGCAAGGAAGCAGGACGCATGTGCTACGCCATCATTCAG GCAGAGAGTAAACAAGCAGGCCAGAGTGTCTTCCGTCGTGGACTCCTCAACCGGCTGCAGCAGGAGTACCAAGCCCGGGAGCAGCTGAGGGCACGCTCCCTGCAGGGCTGGGTCTGCTATGTCACCTTTATCTGCAACATCTTTGACTACCTGAGG GTGAACAATATGCCCATGATGGCCCTGGTGAACCCTGTCTATGACTGCCTCTTCCGGCTGGCCCAGCCTGACAGTCTGAGCAAAGAGGAGGAG GTGGACTGCTTGGTGCTCCAGCTGCACCGGGTTGGGGAACAGCTGGAGAAGATGAATGGGCAGCGCATGGATGAGCTCTTTGTCCTGATCCGGGATGGCTTCCTGCTCCCAACAGGCCTCAGCTCCCTGGCCCAGCTGCTGTTGCTAGAGATCATTGAGTTCCGGGCGGCTGGCTGGAAGACCACGCCGGCTGCCCACAAGTATTACTACAGTGAGGTTTCTGACTAG